The nucleotide sequence TGTGGTTATAGCCTTCAATTTCGTAGAGATTAAAAACCGTCCTTAAAATTTCGGGAAGTTCTCCCAATAAATTATGAATATCATCAATGTTCAATTGGTCCAATAAATCTACCGCTGGCAAATCCAATGGACATTCACTTATGTCCAAGTGATATAAATGTTTTTTGTTCCTTCTAAATTCATCTATGGCGCAATTAATGGTTATTCGTCTCACCCAACCCTTAAAAGATTGGTTCCGGTCAAAGGAATCAATCGAATCAAAAATCTTGATAAAGACATCATCGACCACTTCCCTTGCCACATCCTTATTTGTACAATAGGCCATCCCAATTGCCATGACATAACCATAATATTTCTTATAAAGACGTTCCTGATCTATTCTTGATTTTAAAACACAACCAGAAATTAAATTCGTCTCTTCCTCCCTAGTGTCCTTGCTCAATCTTCTTCACAATTATACTACTTATGGGAATCAAAAAAGTAATTCCTAAAACAGGTAGCCGATTTGATTATTCTTTTTTCCATGCAATTTTATCATGTGAATGAACGGAGTTCCATTTAACAAAAACGCCGTCCAAACTTTATACCCAGAATTAATTAAAAGGAGCATCATGTCCATATAATTAGCTGTATAAGGACCTTATAAATCTTTGGCCTATCCATAAAAAATTATTAAATGTAGATTCACGATCAAAGCAATGGTTCTTTAAAGTAACGGCTGTTATTGTTTATTTTAGGTTTAGTTTTAAACTGTGCAAAAACTCTTATTCCAACGGTATTCTATTAATAGCGTTGACCTTGACAGACTTTAAAAGTTCAATTTGCGCTCTAAATTCCAATGGAACACAAAACATTATCTACATTACCCCAATAGTACTCTACAATATAAATCGTTCCATTCCCAACACTATGTTTCATATTCGATTATATACACTTCAAAATCAATCTGTAAAACATCTACAATCCAATTTGTAGACTCAGGTTATTACCGGTACGAAAAGTCGACCTAAAACGCTACATTAACTTTTATAAAATATCTAATATTGACTAAAGGCGTTATGCTTTGTGTCTCAAATATGCCCAAAGGATGCTCCAGTACCTCTGACTATCCTAAAAAATAGTGCTAGTCGGCAATTGCAATCATTTTTATTTTTAATTGGGGGGAACTATGCACCTGGTACCCGTGGGTTCCATGATTCGATTACTTGTTCGAAGAAGACGTCAATCAATTTAATTGGTTGCTTCAATGGAAAAAAATTAACAATGGCAAACCTAAATACATCAATCTTAGATAAAACCTCAATTGAATTGATATCCGTTATAGGAAAAGGCTTTCAACCCATTCTACCATCACAGGTTCATATTTTGGAAATGGTGGGTTCCAGGACTCCAATCGCTTCCAATATTTTTCCCAGATCAAACATGTCCACCCGATATTAGACATATGGAATTATATTTGGACAAAAACAACTTCTGTTGATTAAAAATGTAATATTCTGAATTCAAGCCGATTTAATAGTTAACAATTCAGATGATAAAATAAAGTAGGCAACCTTCCATCAAAACAGAAAAAAAGTAGTTTTGGTCATATGGAAAGTATAAGAAATAACTTAATCCCGAAAAACCAATCTTGTGAAGGAATTGTTGAAAATTCTGCACACGTTGTGTCAGAAATACCAACATGTTCATTTTCGGGAGAACCGGCCGATTACTATATAGGTTTGTCCGGACCAGGTTATCATGACGAAATTAGAGTGATAGGCGCCATATGTTCCAAATTTGTAGAAACGGCCATCTTGAATATTTTGGGCCAAGGGGTGGATGAAGTTAAATGGCCGGTAATATTGGATCTCAAAAAAGAGGTTTATTACCATGCTTATCCTGCCCATTTAAATGGATTATCTCCCATTATCGGCTGGAAGAGCTTCATTACTTTACAACATGAAAAGCTATAACAACTGAAGTCTGTTTTGAGAAAATCATTTGGAATAAAAACTAGGCTGCTTTTAGGGATTAAACATACCTTGAGCTTAATTCACTCCCATGTTTAGGTCATGACATAGAACGGAAATTTGGAGGCCAACGACTTAGTCCGGCAATGTTTGGATACTAAATCCTAGAACTTTCAGCAAATCAATAACTTCCTCCTCCATCAAATTTTTAGTAGCTTCAATTCTAAGTACATTATCAATATCCTCTAGGTCAATGGTCCATTTAAGAATATTGGAGTGACTGTTCAATATAGGTTCAATTGATTTCACTTTGTCCTTCGATTTAATATCTGTCTGAAATATCAATAATTCCATAATAAATTGTTAGGTTATTCCAACTCTGATTTTGGGCCGTTATCCTGCATAGGGTTTTCCTGCCTTTTTAAATAGTCTTTGAAGTGTTGATCACCTTCCTCTTTCCAAAATTTATCATAATGTTTCCATTTTGAAAAATCGGTTTTGGATTCATTTTCACATATTCTATCTTTATGTTTGGAGGATTTTTTCTTACTGCTACCGCTGCCGCCGCACCCACCAAGAAGTATCTTTAAGAGAATAAACAGTCCTACGGCCTGCCAGTAAGTAATTGTGGTCAATCCAAATAAATCGGGCATTAACCAGTTCCACAACCACATTAGGACAAAACCAAATAAAATGGCCAATCCAACTATGGCAATAGTTCCAAAAACAATCATTCCTATGATCTTAAGAGGGGATTTCTTTCTGAATTTATGCGTGAAAAAATTTGTCATGGTTCAATAATTTTAAGTTTATCTATTTATTTTTTGTTCAATTTGAGAATATAATATGCCCAGTGCCCTATGCCTTCTGGACATGAGTGTACCTATAGAAATACCTGTTTCCTTTGCAATTTCCTTGTATGAATACCCTTCAAAGTCAACGGCGACGATTATGTCCTTATATGCAGGTTTTAACTGATCGATACATTTTTTTAAAAGCAGCACTGTTTCCTCCGAGGAATAACTATTGGCAGATTGATGAATTACATCTACCAAATCCAATAGATCATTATCAATATCAACGGAATTCATATTTTTTTTAGTAGTCCGCATTACATCAATAATTCTGTTCCTTACGGATTTATAAACAAATCCAGCGACATTATTAATCGGTGCATATCTATCCGCCCCTGAAAATAGTTTTAGGGCAACATCTTGGATAATATCCTCTGCATCTCGATTGGCCGTGTCACTTATTTTTGAGTTCACATACCTCTTGAGAGAGTCGTATTCCCGTCCGAAAAAATCTTTCAGCTTTGTACTGTTTTCTGATTCCAAAATGGCTATTACCTTTTATAGGGGTCTTTGTTTAAGAAGACGTAAGTTTTTTAATTTATTGCATTTACTAACGTTTTATTTCAAAAAGATATAACATAAGTTTGAATTGGTATATTAGGGAAGTTATACGTTCAATTAGAACTAAGTGCGGTTATGACAGGAAAGTTTATTATGATGATAATGGCTATTATGTTTGTGTTTTTACCGAGCAAGATGAAGAAAAGTTTAACTTATTATATAATGAGAATATGTAAAGTTAAAAACGTTATAAAATGATCAAAATAATATCAAGTCCAAATTGTGGGAACTCACCCAAAATGGAATTTCTAAAGCAATACAATATCGCTTTTGCTGAAGGAAACCTAACATTTTTAATCGATAGTGTATCCGATGACATAGTCTGGAATATCATCGGGGATCAACAAATTGAAGGAAAAGTAAATTTTGCAAAAGCATTGGAGGAAATGAAATCAGTAAAAGCATCCGAATTGATTATTGACCAAATCTTATCGCACGGAAAAGAAGGCGCTGCAAATGGGATGATGAAAATGCAGAACGGGGAAAAGTACGCGTTTTCTGATTTTTACATGTTTCAAGCTGCAAAAGGAGTTAAAATAAAAGCGATTACTTCATACTGTATAAAGATGTAAAAATGAAAACCATATTCGACAAAAATACAAGAGATCAGTTAGTAGAACGAATAGAACAAATACGTAAGGAACAAAAAGCTATATGGGGCAAAATGAATGTGGTCCAAATGCTAAGACACAATACCTATTGGAATGGATGGATACTAGGGACACAAGACCATACCTACAAACAAGCTTTTATTGGAAAACTATTTGGAAAAATGGCACTGAAGAGAATGATAAAAGATGATAGACCATTGGACAGAAACATTCCTATTTCAGACCAGTTTAAGGTACAGACAATAGATGGAGATTTGGAATCGGAAAAGTTGTAATGGATTGATTTGATTTATAAATATGAAAACTACAACAACCCAAGATTCATTCACGATTTCTTTGGTAAAATGACCAAAGAGCAAATCGGTATTCTGGTATATAAACATACGGACCATCATCTAAGGCAATTTGGATTATAGAAGTCTTACTATGCCTGTGAAGTTCTTCTTATTGTCTGTCTAAACTTTCCACAAAATTCAAATGAAATCTGTTATTTATTTGCGTAGTTAAATGACTTCGTATATATTTGTAGCCAAATAACTTCATAATGAAATTAAGACGAGATATTTTTCAGGCCATTTCAGACCCAACAAGGCGTGCCATATTGGTAATGCTAACCTCACAAACAATGACCGCTGGTGCCATTGCAGAAAACTTTGATGCGGCAAGACCCACGATTTCCAAGCACATTCAAATTCTTAATGAATGCGACTTGGTCGAAGCCAACCAACAAGGTCGAGAAATATTCTACGAGCTTAAAGTTGAAAAAATGAAGGAAATCGATAAATGGCTAGAGCAATTTAGAGTCATTTGGGAAAACCGATTCAACCAACTGGATAATTTATTGGACACACTTAAAAACAAAAAAAATGAAAAGTAGTCTGTTATTCAATTTTTCAGTGGACAAGGAAAACAATTCCATCAACATTCAACGAGAATTTAACGCAGAACTAGAATTAGTATGGAAAGCGTGGACAATTCCCGAAATCCTTGACCAATGGTGGGCCCCAAAACCTTTTCAAAATAAAACCAAAATTTTGGACTTTAAGGAAGGAGGAATGTGGCATTATGCAATGGTAAGCCCAGAAAATAAAATGCACTGGAATAGGTTCGACTATGTAAGAATTGAAGAGCAAAAAATGTTTAGCGGTTGGGATGGGTTTTGTGATGAAGAAGCGAATTTCGTGAAGACAGATTTTTTGAAAATACATTGGAAAAACAGCTTCATTGATAACCATGAATCCACCACTGTAGATATCACCCTAACCCTGGACACTTTTGAAGGTCTGGAAAAAATATTAAAAATGGGCTTTAAAGAAGGCTTTACAGCAGGCTTAAATCAACTCGATAATTTATTGAACACATTTAAAGACTAAAAAAATGAAAGGTAATTTGCAATTCGATTTCCTTGTGGACAAGGACAACAACACTTTAACTATCGTGCGGGAGTTCAACGCAGAAAGGCAACTCGTTTGGGATTGCTACACCAAACTGGAATTCCTGGATAAATGGTTTGCACCAAAACCATTTACGACCAAAACAAAATCTATGGACTTTAAAAATGGTGGGCATTGGCATTATGCCATGATTGACCCTGAAGGCCCAGAATATTGGGGCTATACTGAATATTATGATGTAAATCCTATAGATTATTATCGATCAATCGATTCATTTTGCGATAGTGAAGGCACCATAAATCAAGAGCTTCCTACTGCCAATTGGAAAGTGACATTTACCGACAAAGGCGAAAATGCTATAGTTACAACTGTTGTTTCATACGATTCATTGAATGAACTTGAAGCGGTAATCAATATGGGAATGGAAGAAGGTATGCTTTCTACACTTGAGAAATTGGATGAGTTACTCGTAGCCTTAAAAAAATAAAAAGATGAAAAAGAAAATAATGTTCGTCGTTAGTCTGTTATTTGGTCTTGTGTTCATTAATGCAGGATTGAATAAATTTTTCAATTACATGCCAATACCTGAAGATTTACCCGAAAATATGGTAAAATTAATGAGCGCACTCATGGAGGTTAGTTGGCTTATACCCTTGGTGGCTTTTGCAGAAATTCTAGGTGGTTTATTGTTTGCCATTCCTAAAACTAGGATACTTGGTGCCCTGGTAATTTTTCCAGTAATAATAGGTATACTTTTAACAAACATCAATTCTGCACCATCGGGTTTACCTATTGCATTCATATTACTGGCCATAAACCTTTGGATTATTTATGAAAATAGAGAAAAGTTATCATTACTAATTCGGTAACAGCTTAAGAACAATCCCAATGACCCCCCCGCTGGCGCGAGCGTTACGCTCGTGCCTCGCCAGGATTCACTCGTTGCCACTCGTGCATCCCAATAGGCAATCCTGGGCAAGCATGGAAACCATAACCCTGAATAAAAGTGCTGGGCAAATTTGTAGCTTTCATACAGATAAAGGATTCACTCGTTTCCACTCGCGCATCCCAATAGGCAATCCCGGGCAAGCATGGAAACCATAACCCGCTCCGCGTGTTAGACTTTTTGTTTCCTTCCGCCTCTTCGAAGTAAACTTCGTAGGCTGCAGGAAACAAAAAACCCATAACTTTCGTTATGGGTTTCCTTTTGCGGAGAAAGAGGAACTGCAACCTACCACATTAAATATTGATTATCAGGTATTTATAAATTTTAATATAGAAATTACTCACCGAATTACGCACCTACAAATAACTTGTCTATTCTTATCATTGGTCGTTTTACGATTTGATATGTTCAGAAGTCACACTCTTAAAAGTATTGGTAATTTACTAAACCAACATGCAAAACTTAGTTAATCGTATAAATTCAACAAAATGATATATAATCAAGCCATAAGTGATTCAATAAAATTTTTGGAGATAGGTTTACTGGTAAATTTAGAGATTCCTCTTTCCAATTTTGCTTTATGCACGTCATGAGGGCTAATACTGCTGGATACAATACATACTTTACAATGTTCATGCAGATTATTATCCAATTTATTGAATTGATCCAAAAATTCAAAGCCATCCATTATAGGCATGTTAATATCTAAAAAAATCAAATCAGGCAAATTTTCAATATTGAGATTGTTTTCTTTTAGATATTCTAGAGCTTTTTCAGCAGAAGTATATTGCAATACATCCTTCGCAAAACAATATTTGGATAATAATTTAATTGTAATAAAAATGTCAATCTTATTATCATCAACTATCATTAACTTTTTATACTTATGTGTCATTGTCCTATTGGCGGTTTATATTATTTATTTTCAGAAAATAGTATGATTTTTATTGTTTGATAAATTGGGTAAACCTATCCATGCGCCTTTTGGCCACAGGTAGTATTGTGCCGTCAGAAAATTCACAATGAAAACCATCTTTTTTAGTGATTTTTACAATATGTTTTATATTAATTAGATAAGAATGGTGAATTCTAAAGAAATAATTTTGATTAATGGTATTTACATATTCACCAAGGTTCTTGGTAGATAAAATTTTTGCTCCATCCGTCAATTTAAATTCGGTATATTTCCCTTCGGACTGGCAATAAATAATATCATCTGTTTTTAGCAATTCTATTTTATTATTTGATGATATTGCAACATAATCTTGGTTGGTACGCGATGCGTTTAAGAAGTCTATTTTCTGTAGTTGGATTTTTTGAAAACTAAGTTCTATTTCACATATTTTCATGACATTATAAACCGCTAGTATGATATCATTAAAGCGCAATGGTTTTAATAGAAAGCCAACTGCGTTTAATTTGTAAGCGTGATATGCATCCTTCTTCTCATTGGACATGAATATAAATTTAGGTGCTACGAAATCTATATTATCAATGAGTTCAAAAAAATTTAAATTTGCCTCACAGGCATTAAAGAATATTAATTCTGGCCGCTTTTTTTTTATCATTTCTATGCCTATCTCAAACTTGGTGTCAGAGCCACAGATTGATATAATCATTGCATTTTCCTTTGCAAATTTTTGCAATAGTTGAACAGTATCATTTTCATGATCTATAATAACTGCGTTAATTAACTTCATAGGGGCCAAACTTCATAAGTAAATCTTCTATGCCACATAAATCTCACTTCTCCGTACCTTTTATTCGAATTAGGATTTATTGACAATTAAGAATTTTAACGACTTATGGATTTAATCTTTTAAATATTGTTTCTTTATCAATCAATTATTAAGTGTAATCCAGAGCATTTAATCTTTATCCATCTTCCACAAAATAAGGGTTTTTACTCCCACAACGATTTCGAATCTTATACCTTCTAAAGCTTATTTTCTTACTACAAGAAATTCCTTAAAACAATATTTAAATTTTAGAAGACTTTATATAAGTTTTTCCATGTCAATCTTTTCATAACACGGAAAGATTATCATCATTATAGAATGAATTCAAAACTACCTTGTTGAAGGCATTAAAATTAACCTTTTGGTGATAATTGGCTTGGTAAAATCCAACTAAGGTATTATTTGCTACTATACATTAATAAGTGTTAGGTTCCAAAGAACAAGTGTTCTCTATTTGGATAAATTAATGCCATGGCTAGGAACAAATCCGCTACTGATAATCTAATTAATTGAAGAATTTAGAGATGATGTGTTCACGACAATTGTTCCAAATGGCTAAATTTGGCTAATACCCAAGAACTTCACTGTTTACGTTAAATGGTATTGGCGCTTAAAAACGAAATACATATATAATAAGCTGTCAACTGGCATTATTCAACCGGTATAACCACAATAAAAACAGGGAAAAAATAGTATGATCAACAATTAACATGCCCCACCTACTTGTAGGTAGAAATTTAAATTATTGAAGATTAGCCAATCTTTCTATAAATTCACTGGTAATAGGTTTACTGGAAAAAAGGGGGATGCCTTTTTCAATTTTTGCTTTGTGGATATCATAATCACTTACAGTACTGGATACAATACATAATCTACAATTTTCCGTTATATTCTCGCCCAATTCCCTAATCTTATCTATGAATTCGAAACCATCTAAATTAGGCATATAAATATCTATAAAAATAATCCCGGGTAATTCTGACTTTTCAGTTTGGTTGTCCCGTAAATAATCATAGGCACCTTCAGCAGACGTAAATTCTAAAACATTCTCGGCTAAACTATTTTTCAATATCAATTTAGTGGTAAAATAA is from Arenibacter algicola and encodes:
- a CDS encoding RNA polymerase sigma factor; the encoded protein is MSKDTREEETNLISGCVLKSRIDQERLYKKYYGYVMAIGMAYCTNKDVAREVVDDVFIKIFDSIDSFDRNQSFKGWVRRITINCAIDEFRRNKKHLYHLDISECPLDLPAVDLLDQLNIDDIHNLLGELPEILRTVFNLYEIEGYNHKEISEFMGIGESSSRTYLARAKERLRSMVTRHFNQ
- a CDS encoding RNA polymerase sigma factor; this encodes MESENSTKLKDFFGREYDSLKRYVNSKISDTANRDAEDIIQDVALKLFSGADRYAPINNVAGFVYKSVRNRIIDVMRTTKKNMNSVDIDNDLLDLVDVIHQSANSYSSEETVLLLKKCIDQLKPAYKDIIVAVDFEGYSYKEIAKETGISIGTLMSRRHRALGILYSQIEQKINR
- a CDS encoding DNA-binding protein, producing the protein MIKIISSPNCGNSPKMEFLKQYNIAFAEGNLTFLIDSVSDDIVWNIIGDQQIEGKVNFAKALEEMKSVKASELIIDQILSHGKEGAANGMMKMQNGEKYAFSDFYMFQAAKGVKIKAITSYCIKM
- a CDS encoding metalloregulator ArsR/SmtB family transcription factor, whose product is MKLRRDIFQAISDPTRRAILVMLTSQTMTAGAIAENFDAARPTISKHIQILNECDLVEANQQGREIFYELKVEKMKEIDKWLEQFRVIWENRFNQLDNLLDTLKNKKNEK
- a CDS encoding SRPBCC family protein, with translation MKSSLLFNFSVDKENNSINIQREFNAELELVWKAWTIPEILDQWWAPKPFQNKTKILDFKEGGMWHYAMVSPENKMHWNRFDYVRIEEQKMFSGWDGFCDEEANFVKTDFLKIHWKNSFIDNHESTTVDITLTLDTFEGLEKILKMGFKEGFTAGLNQLDNLLNTFKD
- a CDS encoding SRPBCC family protein, which produces MKGNLQFDFLVDKDNNTLTIVREFNAERQLVWDCYTKLEFLDKWFAPKPFTTKTKSMDFKNGGHWHYAMIDPEGPEYWGYTEYYDVNPIDYYRSIDSFCDSEGTINQELPTANWKVTFTDKGENAIVTTVVSYDSLNELEAVINMGMEEGMLSTLEKLDELLVALKK
- a CDS encoding DoxX family membrane protein; amino-acid sequence: MKKKIMFVVSLLFGLVFINAGLNKFFNYMPIPEDLPENMVKLMSALMEVSWLIPLVAFAEILGGLLFAIPKTRILGALVIFPVIIGILLTNINSAPSGLPIAFILLAINLWIIYENREKLSLLIR
- a CDS encoding response regulator codes for the protein MTHKYKKLMIVDDNKIDIFITIKLLSKYCFAKDVLQYTSAEKALEYLKENNLNIENLPDLIFLDINMPIMDGFEFLDQFNKLDNNLHEHCKVCIVSSSISPHDVHKAKLERGISKFTSKPISKNFIESLMA
- a CDS encoding LytR/AlgR family response regulator transcription factor yields the protein MKLINAVIIDHENDTVQLLQKFAKENAMIISICGSDTKFEIGIEMIKKKRPELIFFNACEANLNFFELIDNIDFVAPKFIFMSNEKKDAYHAYKLNAVGFLLKPLRFNDIILAVYNVMKICEIELSFQKIQLQKIDFLNASRTNQDYVAISSNNKIELLKTDDIIYCQSEGKYTEFKLTDGAKILSTKNLGEYVNTINQNYFFRIHHSYLINIKHIVKITKKDGFHCEFSDGTILPVAKRRMDRFTQFIKQ
- a CDS encoding response regulator, giving the protein MKTTYNKVMVVDDNKLDIYFTTKLILKNSLAENVLEFTSAEGAYDYLRDNQTEKSELPGIIFIDIYMPNLDGFEFIDKIRELGENITENCRLCIVSSTVSDYDIHKAKIEKGIPLFSSKPITSEFIERLANLQ